In Jaculus jaculus isolate mJacJac1 chromosome 4, mJacJac1.mat.Y.cur, whole genome shotgun sequence, a single genomic region encodes these proteins:
- the LOC101616547 gene encoding eukaryotic translation initiation factor 1-like — protein MILYKSDPRPQSVSLGEDSAASSSSPLASQRSVPRAGLLQHPPSAGRFQRRKGMCCVSAIQNLHSFDPFADASKGDDLLPAGTGYYSHIRIQQRKDRKTLSTVQGIADDYDKKKLVKAFKEKFACNGTLPEHPEYGELIQLQGDQRKNICQFLIKIGLAKDDQLNKVHGF, from the coding sequence atgatcttgTATAAAAGTGACCCAAGGCCCCAGTCAGTGAGCCTCGGCGAGGACtcagctgcctcctcctccagccccctcGCTTCCCAACGCTCTGTCCCCCGTGCAGGCCTTCTCCAGCACCCGCCTTCCGCAGGCCGTTTCCAGCGAAGAAAAGGAATGTGTTGTGTGTCGGCTATCCAGAACCTCCACTCTTTCGACCCCTTTGCTGATGCAAGTAAGGGTGATGACCTGCTTCCTGCTGGCACTGGGTATTATAGTCACATAAGAATTCAACAGAGGAAAGACAGGAAGACCCTGAGTACTGTCCAAGGGATCGCTGATGATTATGATAAAAAGAAATTAGTGAAGGCTTTCAAGGAGAAATTTGCCTGCAATGGTACTCTACCTGAACATCCAGAGTATGGAGAACTGATTCAGCTACAGGGTGACCAGCGCAAGAACATATGCCAGTTCCTAATAAAGATTGGACTGGCTAAGGACGATCAGCTGAATAAGGTTCATGGGTTTTAA